Below is a genomic region from Drosophila kikkawai strain 14028-0561.14 chromosome X, DkikHiC1v2, whole genome shotgun sequence.
tcacaactgtatataaccccttaaggtTCCGCTTAATACCAAAATAAGGGTGCAATGTACTGGCTCTCAAATGGAATTGTGTGAGCTGCCTGAGCAAGGGATCTTCAGTATTGCGTCATATTGTACTGCAAGAACGGATGACAAGATTTTAATAGCCCATCATAATATTCAATCGGAAAGTGAACAGATTCTGTCAACACCATACATAGGAGAGGTTACTGAAGTTCCTAAAATTATGTGGGATCCGTTAAAACTAACCccattaaatcatttttctaCAAAATAGTGACAACCCATGAGCCTTCTtacttgtttaataaattaataccgGCAGCCTCGCAATGGACTAACAATTTATATGCCCTTGAGTCCAAATGCTCAACTCCGAGAGGCAGTTCTTTGTCAACGCTATCCGTCTATGGAACCAATTACCCCATGAACTTAAAACTATTAGGAAtgcaactcaatttaattccaaagtaaaactatttttaagaaaCAACGCATAACAAACAtataaacaaacagcaaacttCATATTAATACGtaattaaagatataaaaataaataaaataaagtaaaaataactaaaaataataatataaaataaaataaataaataattagttcATACAATTGAAAGAGccccaaataaatgagaagtcttcatctgctgagtttttgtaagaaactgattttattccattcaaaccctagcttatatagctaacatgagaatgtacattgtagatcttagttctagacccacgcatcggacagttcccgatcgtgggaagtATTTAAAGTACGATAAGAGTGCAAACAGTCACCCCGAaagaacatatcttaaacaaacccagaccgctcgcaggaggtcatatttcgggttacttgttacataggctcaagtggcggttgtattaatagatagatatggtgctaggccgtgctctgctgctgggactttatcgctaacagatgcttcttatctaaaaccgtgttcatgtttgaacacaATAATTAATGTACTAGGTATAAAGTAAAAATCCTGTCTAATTTTAACTCAGGTGACCAGGGCATTAataataagtattttataCTTGTAGCACTGGGCTAattttgtcaaaataaataaaataaattgaaattgataaattaaaGAGTTTTAAGAAAACCATCCACAATTGAAGGATTTGCATTTCCATCATAAAGACGTGTTCTTATTTGGGCGCTATTCATTTTGGTCAATCGAGCCTTCGAAGCATTTTTACTTCGATTAACTCTGCAGTTTCCCCCTCTATGGTAAGGGACTCAGAGAAAGGCCAGCTCCTTCAAGCAAAGCACTTGCAGCTAAAGGTAGCAAAATAAGTTACTCTTGTTTCCCCCTCAatggtaaggaacagagtataaaataaaagcaaaaggataaaaaagagtccttattgtttaaaaatttttccaataaaaaatattggtgaaaaaaaaaaattgtggtCGAGAAAtcggcaaaataaaaaaaaatatcgaaaatatttattgtgggcgTTTTTTCGATGCCTAAAATATCGAAAAGTCGCGGTAGtgacaaaaaattaaaaaaaataaataaatctaaaaaccCTATTgtgacaaaaaataaaaaaccgaTTCCTCTAAGTGAAGTGAAGAGCAAAATCAAACATACAGATGCCTCCAAAAGTgccaaagaaataattaaaaaacaaagacacctccaagaagaaaaaacaacacaaaaatcaacaacaagtCGAAACCAGACGTATAGAAGGAAGGAAGACCGCagcgaaaacaacaacatcaacattaaagacgacaacgacagcagcagcaacaacagcagcagcaattacaaataaatctgcaacaacaactacagcgGCAGTGACGACAGCAGCGACGACCAGCTACATAGaagtttttaagaatttagACAAAAACtcttttattaaagaaaaaaataataataataataaatagatatatatatatataattttcttgtCCGCGAAAAATCGAAAAGAACAGTAAAAAAATGTTGTCCGCTGAGTCGATAGTGTTCGGCTGCGGGGAACTAGTGTAGAGAGCTTCCGAAGATTAGGCACCAAAAATCAATCCCGAGACGCAGTCAAAGGTTCCGCAGAAAATTAACCACCACAAAAAGAATAGGCCGGGGGCGTCGggttaatttcaatattatatATGCGTAGACGTATCGTCTTCTTTATTTGACTTCAGTAGGATAACTAATTTACAAGCGGAAGCGGGAGATCATACGCGGAGTGCGCGAGCGGCCGTATATACCAGCCATTGCGATACTGCTGATTGTCGGCTATCGACTCCAGTGATATCTCCTCCAGTGGCATTATGTGTTGCTTGTTGTACTTCTTTTTGCCAATCACAATGTTGCCGTAGACAAGAATGTCGTTGAAGAGAAAGAATTGACGGGATTTGGGACGCTTGCGGCACATCTTGGTTAGGACACCCTCGCCGACAAGGACGCGACCCTGCATGGCCAGAGGAACGCCAGAGCTGCCAAAGCAATTCTCCACGGACGCAATGCGTCGGGTATTGGCCTAGGAATTGACCAAACGGTCAACCATGGTTGGTGTGGTAATCGAAATCACGGCGGTCGCGCACGCGCTGATCGctatgcaaattaaatatccTGTGGCGTGTGTGCGGATGCACTGGATCCTGGCTCTGCTCTTTGTCCTGGTTGTCCCTTTTGGCCTGCCGGCGCCGCTCCACGCACGCCTGCCAGTACTTGACGGCTTGGGGCGTCCGCGGTAAGGTTATTCTGTGGACGACCACCATGTCTTCCATGCGCTTATGCATGGCCTTGAAATTGGGTATGGGTCGACTGTGGAATTGACGCGCCTGGCGATCCTCCTCGGGCATGTTCTCAATATCATCGTACATCGCCCCCTTGTGATCCTCCTGCTGATGCTACTGTTCGTGCGGGCTCCTGGGCGGTCTCCGACTCAATGATCGCCTCCTGGGCATTCTCGTTCATGGCTTCTGTTGGCTACCTTTTGAACTTTGGGACTGTGACACAATAGGTGGAGTTGAGCATTAATGAATTTTGCACTGTTGGGCCTTTGTGCAACAAATCATTTAATGACTTTCCAGAGGATGTCACTGCTGATGCGTCGAAAACCACACGTAATTTTGTTGTGTGACTCTCTGGTTTCAACACACAATGTTGTGGGATGAAATAGTGTGCCCCTGGTAAATTTACCAAAGGaacttctttcatgtgtccaagcTCTTCATATTCCTTCATGAAGTTTATATAGCCCTCTTTGATCACATGATCTCTCTGCAGCCTTTTTTCTAGGGATAAAAATCGTCGCGTGGCAATGTCACGACTCTCCCCCAGGGCTGATGTATGCTCCAGAAAGGGTAACTGGACGATGAATCTTGAGTCTTGTGCTCGGTGAATATTTTCTAGGAAGTGGGCCTCACATTGCCTTTCAACTGGTGAATAACACTTCTTTTCGGGTTGAAAGTTGTCAAGTTCCCAGAACTTCTCTAATTGCTCATCTACTTTCTCTGCCTCCGTGAGAACTGCACAAACGGACGATGttcttttttcatttaatatttttccagctacaaTTCAGCCAAGCTTGGTATTTTGTAGTCGCGGTAGTCCCTTGTGGAGGTGTAGACTCTCTGATagcattatttcaaaataatgctCTGCTCCAATCAGCAAGTCTATTTTTCCTGGACTTCCGAAATTAGGGTCAGCCAATGTGATGTTcggaattttccaatttatcgTGGAGATTGGATATGTCGGCTGATCAGCAACAATGTGAGGCATTACCATCGCTTCCAGTCTTGAGACAAAGTTTCCATATTTTGACTTTATCTCTACATTGACTCTGGAGCTTGACGTGTGTGCCTTTCCACCTATGCCGTTTATTTTAAGCATAGAGTTCGTGGTTTTCAATGACAATTTCTGAATTTCTCTCtcagaaattgcatttatctgGGATCCAGAGTCTAATAGTGCTCTGAATTCAGCCATTTGTCCATTGTTGCCTACGACGATGACTCTTGCCGCGGCTAGGAGGACGTAGCTTTCTTGTCTGCCATTTACTGATGCTGCAGTAATGGTCTCTTGGTTGTCAGCAACCTTTTTTAGGTGCAGTAGTGTATTATGTCCTTTGTTGCATGTAAAGCAATTCCTCCTTGTGCATGTTTTGGAGGTATGATTTGCACTCAGACATTTAACACATAATTTGTTCTTTTGCGTCCAGCTAAGTCGCTCTGCTGgagtcttttttaaaaaatcattacatttaaaaatgctatgatttggctttttgcaaaagaagcaattaaattgtgcttctgctcctgcagcacacGTGCTCGGCTTTTTGATTTTCTCACCGGATATGGCTTCCAGCGTGAGAAATCTTTGCTCCAAGAATTCCAAAAATTCCTGTATTGATTGTAAATTCCTTGTATCTGGAATTGACTGCTCATACAGCAAGTGTGTTTGGCGATCCAATTTCTTTGTTAATAAGTGTAAAAGGATTggatcccaattatccgttttaatttcaatattatttaatgcagataatgtttcttttatattatcatGCAGTGTCTTTATTCCTTTTGCATCATTAGATATGGGTGCGACATCTAACAATTTTTGGATATGAGTGTTGCATAACACTCTTTTGTTGCTATACCGTTCTTGCAACATTTTCCAGGCTGTCGCATAATTGCATTCTGTAAGCGACAAGTGACGAATTAAACGTTCCGCCTCTCCAattcaattagtttttaaataccacATTTTTTGAATTGTGGGTATTGTTGATTCATGAATCATTTTCTTGAATAAGTCATGAAATTGTTGCCATTGTAGGTAATTTCCATTAAATTTGGGAATTGTTACCTTTGGCAACGGTAATGCAGCCGCCGTAGGGGAACTGGCTACCGTCGCAGCTTTCATTACTCCTCCAAATGTCACTTGGAAGGACACAATGGCATCTTCGGCCATTAAATATCGGGAATCGTCATATCCCAATTCCTTAGGATTTTGAAATGTTTTGTGTATTTGGACatgaatgtttttaatttcattccaatattcaaaaataattgcctcAAAATGTTGGCATGTGTCGAGCGTTACTTTGCTCATGATGCGCTCCAAGCTGTCGATCAGCGCCCTTTGCTCGCGAAACATGGACTCAATTTCTAGATTCTCTTCTCTGTCTCAGTTTTGAATGCTGCGAGCTTAGTGTTGAATATCTTTTGGTATTCAAttactaaattttttatttcgataaaataattatttataaaataatgatgGCTGCTTGATTCTCCTTTTAAAATGGCTCGTATTTTGGCATCTCTGCTGGCAAAATTTGTCCAGAGTCCCTCCAGATTTGCCAACCACTCCGTATAATATGCAGGTTTGGTTTTCCTGCTGTCGGAATCCTTCTGGAAGTTCCTTATCAGAGATTGAATGCGCTCGCCCATCGCCTGCTGGTCATCCAATAAAGTGGTGATATTTGACGATgccattttactttattaaataaaccttaagaggtatttagttttgaTGTGCCTCGACTCACACCATGGTTTATTAATATCAGTAAAAGTATCGTAATCACGTAGAAATTGCAGATTGGTTCGCCGAGTTGACCAAATCTGTGCTTTGAGTTATCTCAGGTCGCCTTGTTGACCtttattgcttttttttttttttttttttgactgtCTATCGCCAAGTTGATAGCAGTTAGCACCAGAGTTCGCCAAGTGAACTTCTGTTTAAATGATGATTGGTCGCCTTGTTGACCAATTAATCACTAACGTGATTGCTTCAGTTGacttgaaaactttttttttttaatcaactgTCGAACAAAATTCGGTTCGAAGTCGGGGTTCGCCAAATGTTGACCCAATAATCACTATCGTGATTTCTGCagttgatttaaattaatttaaatcaaatttcgaaAACAAGTGCGTTTCCAAgtcgggggtcaccaaatgtGACCACTTAATCACTACCGTGATTGCTCTAATCGATtccaaaattattttaaatcaattttcgaACAAAATGCGGTTCGAAgtcgggggtcaccaaatgtGCGGAATCAGGATAAATCCTAATGCTGAAATAGGTTTTAGTTGCGTGCCTCAGGTTCAGTACCAGTGGCAATGGTCGCCGCAATAAGTACAATACCAATTGGGCTGCGGAGAAGTGAATACGCAAAGAGTCCTTTTCGTActgattttattggatactgcatggggtttatatacatgttttcGGGTCAAAGGGTATTTACTTAGGTCTACTTTTGGGTTACATGGGTTTATCCTATAAGAACATAAACAGCTGGATACAGCCATGGGAACTACTTAGATAACTAATTCCTGCGACGTCTGCATGCAATTGGTGTGAAGAACGTGACCAATCGCGGGATCTTGTTTATGACCCGTAATCACACATGTGTGCGCTGACCTGCGTGACCCGGGTATCGTGAGTTTCCCGAGTTTATTTAGGTAAATGGGCAGCGTCCAGATGCAATCTTATCAATAGATGGCTGGTGGCAGCTGCGAGCAATTATCTtcttgaaaaacttttttcctAACACTATTTTCTTTATCAGGATTTTCATCCTGAACAGAGCTTATTGAACTTAATCGCTGCTCTAAGAATTCAATTACATCGGATAACAATTgaatttcttttggtttttttgtatggCTCTCATAAAGCTGAAGAGCCtctttattacattttttcaaaattatttgtgCAAAGATTACATCCACCCCATCGGAAACTTGTGCCTTTAGTTTAATAATGTGAATTGACTCATTTATTGAGTCAATAAACATCCTTAATTGCCTTCTTGAGTTGAGATTCACATTCTCAAGCTCAAGGAGGCGATTAATCTGTTCGGAAAATATTTCCCGTTTATTTTCATACCGCTTGGTCAATAATTCCCAAGCAGCTTCAAAATTATCCCCAGACCCCAGTAACAAGTGAGGAATCACATTTCTGGCTTCTCCTTTTACGGAGATCTTaaggtaattaaattttaaggtcGGACTTAAATCCTCCCTTAAATGAATGAGCTCATTGAAGAGCTCATAAAATAGGTCCCAATCTTTGGAATCTCCAAAGAACGTTGGGACCTGTATTTTTGGTAATGTTGGCAAATCATCAATTTTGTGATTTGCCACATCTACCTTTCTTGGCACAACTTCCTGGGTTTTCATATTCATATCGCTTATTAATATTGCGATGTCGAATTCGATCTCATCGAATCTGGAGTCACATGCCCTATCAGTGACATCAACATGTGTgacttgttttaaattaacaagTCTATCCcagtaaaaattaatttttttgatccTAATATCAAAGCTTTTTACCTTATCCTCCTGAAATAATTCTCTAACTGCTCTAGTGCTAgatttaattgttgttgttctgaTTTTTTTCTGCCTTCTCTTCTGCCTTTTTAAACACCTCctcaattttttcttttatcgcCTTAAAACCTGACATCATCTCGTCAAAGTGCTTGTTTTTGAAGTAGTCGTGATCGACTACTCCAATCCGCAGCAGTGACGAGTGATTTGTAACGCATTCAGCTTTTAGCTTTTCATACTCCCTGATTAATTCCAGAATAAGGCTGGGTAATTTGAACAATTGCATACTCCTTTCCGTTGTCTGTATCTGCCTTTAAATTAATGCTatctgttcacgccagaaaggcgtttaatatACAAGTCCTGTGAAGCCCCGTTGTGGCGGCAGTGATTGCTGGATTTTAGCTTTACCCGGCCTACGGCCACACTAAAACTGATCTCGCGAGTCGCGACTCTAGTTTGAAATTCGCGTTGTTTGtaactatttttttgttattaagtAGATCTTAAAAATGGCCAACCTCAACGAGACCTTCGAGAAGCCGGAGTTTGACTGGAGTGCCATTAGCGTGGGCGACTACAAGCTGGATCACTCGCAGAATTTCTTTGGTGGGTATACGCTCCTCCCTCTACGGTCAACTAATGAAGACGCGCCATTTTCCCGCCCTTTCCCCTTTCGGCCATTTACCGCAATATTCAGCAAACAAGGAAAACAACCGCAATTTGAGGAATgagaaccagcagcagctcaacTCCACCTATTGTGCCACTCCCACAGTCCCAAAGTTCAAGAGGGAGCCAACAGAAGCCATGAACGAGAATGCCCAGGAGGCGATCATTGAGCCGGAGACCGCCCAGGAGCCCGCACGAACAGTAACATCAGTAATACTGTTGGCTCCCTGTTACTGAATCAGTAACATCCAGTAAGCTGGATCACTCgcagaatttttataattatttttattatacacAGTTGCTTTCATAACTTTCCTACTTGTATCTTTGCtatcgtttttaatttttatctcGTGATCTAGCAATCTGTTCTTTACAAAAGCTAAAGTAGGATTTTCCTCAGCTAGTGTCTCAATAGCAGTTATTACCCCATTATACGACGATGGTAAGGTCAAAAGCAAGTGCGATACTTTGTCTATTTCTTCGATTTTGGATCCTGAAGGCAACAACTCACTCATTAGTTCATCGAAAAAACCCGCCTCCCACCGGCCCTTGAGACGCTCATTCTCCGCAATCAGCGAAAATATTAGCACCTCAAAACGATTACTAAGCTTCACCACGTCACCAATTTTCGCTGCGGGAAGTCCAGCCTCAAGAGCTAGCTCGATTAACCCCTGGCTAACCTCCTTCTTTTCCGCCACTTCTTTTATATTGTTAATCTTTGGCTCGACTTGGGGTACAGCACGAGCTTCTAAAACGGACTCAGCTACCGGCACAGGAACCGCCTCAGAAACCGGTTTATTCAACCCGGATTCGCATTGCAGACTTGGTTCAACATGAACAACGCAGCCTTTCCTCTCAAGTCCCAACTTGATCGAATTTACTAGGCTGTTGTATCTAGCTATCCGTCTTCCATACGTACGATAGCACTTTTGCAAGATGTGGTTTGTTGTTTCGGAAGCATCACATCCTGCACGACACCGTCTATCCAATTCGTGCCTTCCCCTCGTAGTACGAGACTTTGAAGGTAGGGCATTTATCCGCAATTTGATTCCTTTTACTAACCCGCTGACTAACCCATCCATGCTGCGGGTGAAATTTACCCGCCTCACGGAGACCGCTGCCATCAACAGACATGTGCAACCTGTTTGCCCAGTACGAATCTATTTCAAGGCGTGATAACAGTTCTACATTTCCCGCTCGTAAGCGAACTCGGGCCCTTTGCATTTCCGTATCCACGAAAGAGCTGACCACCTCGGATTGCTCAAGGTTTGGCCATTTAATGTTGCTCAATCTCTTCAAACGTAGCATTGGTGCTAACCATCTTAGAGAAGGTATTCCGAGTCCCCCACATTTGTAGGGGGCGTGGAAGTAGGCGACTGACACATCCCCCGGAAGATCTAGCCACTTCCGGATATAAAAACGTACCAATTTGTCAAATTTTCTTAGAACGCCTATCGTCACACTCCCAAGGGTTAGCTTGTGATAGAGTTGTGGGATAAGGACAGTCCTAAGGGCAAACAACTTCTGTTGAGGCTTCAGGGGGGCCCGAGTCAATCTCAACAGCTTTGGACCGAGATCTTCAGTTGGATTGTACCGGACCCTTCCTTCCGCAGTGAAGTAGATACCTAAATACTTCCACTCGTCTGTGTGCTTCAAAGCTGGACACTCGGGCTGACCTATGCGGAAGCTGTGTTGCGTTACAACAGTACACTTCTGCTTAGGCTGGCCCTTTATGCCGACAATGAAACACTTATCAGCGTTCAAGGTGAGTCCGACTGAACGTAAAAAGTTAACAGTCGTGTCCAACAGTTTTTGAAGACCCATCGGAGTTTCCGCAAAGAGCACTATATCATCTGCGAAGGCTGCCGCGTTTGTAATGGCATTTCCGACTTTGGCACCAATCTCTTTGGGTAAGGACCTAAGTAACCTGTCCACTACCAGATTAAATAGTATCGGTGAAAGGGGGTCCCCCTGCCGCACTCCACGGGCAGGGCTGAACGCCTCCAAATACCATCCGTCCCCATTGAGCGTTGTGCCCCCGACCTCGTACGTCTTCTGTACATAGTCGACAAAATCCTTTGGTAGGCCATATGCAGTTAAGCTGTTGATTACTGCTGCGTGTGATATTGAATCAAACGCCTTGCTTACATCTAGTGTTGCGATGTAGCAAGATTTATTGCTTTTATGGCTTTCCCTCAGAATTAAGTCGACCATCGTCGCATTATCGGCACACCCATCAGTAGGTTGGAACCCTCGCTGTCGCGTGTGCCAATTGATTGATGAGGTCAATCGGGATGCCAAAATGGCGTTTCTGGCGGTCGATTTGCCGTCACCGTTTTCGGGATGAATACGGTTCTGGCCAGTCGTGATGGTTGTGGTAGATTGCCTCACCAGAGAATAAGGTTGCGTAGCATAATACCCGTTGGAATACTCCTGGCAGATTTTGGAGATATTCCGTCAGGTCCCGGAGATGACGATAATGGCACTTTGTTCGCCCTAAGATCTCGCTCGGTTATAGCGGATCATACCCTGTCGTATAAGTGTTCCATAGGAAACACGGTGTTGGCGATCGAACAAGGGCTAGGCTGTGTCATCACTTCTCTCCAGTAGGGTTCCATAAGTTCTCTGTTTGGCATTACCGACTCATCAGCTCCATCAAGCAAGGATTTCCAGGAGATAGTTAGACAAACATTGGAGAGTGGTTTCCTTTCCAAGGCCCTCCGCCCTATCGATGATAGATTGAAGGTCGTCGGCTCTCCACAGGGGATTACACACTACGGGGCGGTAGCCCCGTAGTTTCCGCATGATTTCGCCTGGCTGTTCGGATAGAGTGATTGGAGATGCTTCCGACGTTGGTACTAGGTGTTCTCGCTCGCTATTACTAGGGCGGCGCTGTGTGGTTCTTGTATTTGCAACTTCTGGGGTGGGAACAGATTGCCCTCTTATCTGTTCCATTTTTGCCTTATAATCACCCCTCTGTCGAATTTTCTTTATAGCTTCGACGCTGCGGTGAGTAAAAACTTCCGCTAGTTGCTAATTGGCATGCCTTAAGATACCACTTGCTGCAAGCTCGAACTCCTTTCTCGCCATCATCCACTTCTCTTCCTCACTCCATCTGAGATTTACGTCTTCACGCCGACGAAGTTGATCAAACTCGTTTTTGTGAAGACGTGACATGTGGACACCAAGCCCTATTTTACTGCTAAAGTGCCTTTCACATATCGTGCAGGTAACCTCGGCTTGTTGGTTATTTCCAGCACTAGTTTCATATTGGGCTTCTAGGCTAGTCGCCACAGAAGTAGTTATCCGAGGCTCTGTAGTTGTATTTGATGCACCAATAGAAAACTTATTCCAAGGGGCTGGTAACCCCAAGGAACGCTTCGCCGCTCGAATTAGCTACTAGACAGAAGACTGTCTAGCACCCGGAAGATACCATGAGGAGGTTTCGAGTCGACTTGATCTGATTGCATGGCTAACGAAATACGGAATTTCACCCCTTCTGCACACAATCAGACCCCGGAAGCTCCCAAGGGTATACACCTTGATATTAAGAGCTTCCATCTTCCATACTACTATTCGCAAACGTACATACAgctatatgtatgtgtgtatatgtttaAGTAACACAGAATTCTATAATTTCACAAGAATTTCACAACGTGGCGCAAACCAAAGTAAtttcataaatcaaataaaaatttcacggATCTAATTATAATAGGCGTAGCCTAGGCCCATAACCTGTTGATAACTTGAATAAAAACTCACGAAATGAAAAGGATTAATAGgatatatttagatttattgttttattattttcaagcGCAACACCACAACCACTCACTAGTAATACCGCAGCAAAAGATATGGAGGATATTCAAAAGAGACCAGACTATTACAAAGTCAAAAATGCTGTATAGAGATACCAGATCTTATAATAATATTGCTATAAGCTTTGGCAAAATACTTTTGTCCACAATTGATGGTTCTGATCGAACttataacaaaatttttagttcaaccctttttttattttttgtacccattttaatatttttcctcgAAAcctcatttattttcaaacaCCATACGACAGTCTATAGAGACTAGAGCTGTAGGTTTATTTGGGAACTTACCAGGCCATCAGGTACAACAACTGACTTGCCCCCTGACCAGCTTTCTGACCCAGGAGAAGCGCTTGGAGTGGAAGTATCTGGAAATTAACACAGCTGTCCTGGAGGCAGCTCTAACAGCTCGAAGTGGCCGCAGTGGTGCACCACCAGCCCACACTGCACTGGCTATGACTGCTCCAGGGGCTCTGCTTGATGATGTTGAGGTTGGGGCTGCGGACGAAGCGCCTCCATTACAGAGCGGCGGACTGTGCGTTGTTGGTCCACCCTCTCCCGCCTATTGGGGCCCTGTCTGCGTCCTCCTTCTTGGCCGCCACGatcttcaaaataattattaataattttcatctgaaagaaattaaattaaattatttataagaaactgtttttttttttacaatatctTGTACCTTCGCTATAAAACTATTCCATATATTGCATCTGATGATTTTCACGCGAATAAGAATAGCTCGGTGTTGCCAGACAATTACACTTGTCGATCAGCCAGGGCTGCTGAACATCTTAACAACTACTGGGCTAAacgttttgatatttttaccaaaatttctTTAGAATTTTGCTCTGGCTTAGAGTACAGTGTGTGTTGGTACAAGCCCAAAAAGAAGCGCTACTTGTACCTAAATAATAATcgaaaaaaagcaagaaaaatgGATGTTCTGCTAAACGACTGAACGGATTTTGATGACATATGGATTAAGATGTTTAGAAAAACGATGTCGTTCATAAAACAATCTTCCTTTTGCAAAAGTCGTGTTACGACCTATGTTTTCCCGATGGGGCAAGGCCGGCTAGCCAGTCTCCTTCTCAGGGGGGATTTCTCCCCATTCGCCCTCAGGTCGCACCATAAATTCCAGCT
It encodes:
- the LOC121502129 gene encoding pleckstrin homology domain-containing family F member 1 homolog gives rise to the protein MQGRVLVGEGVLTKMCRKRPKSRQFFLFNDILVYGNIVIGKKKYNKQHIMPLEEISLESIADNQQYRNGWYIRPLAHSAYDLPLPLVN
- the LOC138929225 gene encoding uncharacterized protein, whose protein sequence is MYDDIENMPEEDRQARQFHSRPIPNFKAMHKRMEDMVVVHRITLPRTPQAVKYWQACVERRRQAKRDNQDKEQSQDPVHPHTRHRIFNLHSDQRVRDRRDFDYHTNHG